The following proteins come from a genomic window of Bacillota bacterium:
- the truB gene encoding tRNA pseudouridine(55) synthase TruB — protein MNGLLNVLKPPGMTSFDVVAYLRGILKEKKIGHTGTLDPGAAGVLPICTGRATKVIEYIMNMEKVYRAELTLGISTDTQDSSGNVIAVKKVLVSEQQITQALKSFIGKIYQTPPMYSAVRVEGRRLYEIARGGKSIERKPRKVEIYSINLINIEKNKVLFDVTCSKGTYIRTLCSDIGDSLGCGGHMSFLIRKRAGIFHIESAFTLEEILQANKNGKMHELFLKVDEIFKNFKSFYLNSLNEKKFKNGNFIPIVKDKNDFDVGFPVRVYNERNDFLALGEVIIKNGRYYLKPKKMFV, from the coding sequence ATAAACGGTTTACTGAATGTTTTAAAACCTCCAGGTATGACATCTTTTGATGTGGTTGCATACTTGAGGGGTATATTAAAAGAAAAGAAAATTGGCCATACCGGTACACTTGATCCGGGTGCTGCCGGTGTTTTACCGATATGTACGGGTAGAGCTACTAAAGTTATTGAGTATATAATGAATATGGAAAAGGTGTATAGAGCTGAGCTTACTTTAGGTATTTCGACAGATACACAGGATTCTTCAGGGAACGTTATTGCTGTAAAAAAGGTTCTAGTATCTGAGCAGCAAATAACTCAAGCCTTGAAGAGTTTTATTGGAAAAATATACCAGACACCTCCTATGTACTCTGCCGTCAGAGTAGAAGGCAGAAGGCTTTACGAGATTGCAAGAGGAGGAAAAAGTATAGAACGGAAGCCAAGAAAAGTTGAGATTTATTCAATAAACCTTATTAATATAGAGAAAAATAAGGTGCTTTTTGATGTAACCTGTTCAAAGGGTACATATATAAGGACACTGTGCTCTGATATTGGAGATAGTTTAGGTTGTGGGGGGCACATGTCATTTCTTATACGAAAAAGGGCAGGAATATTTCATATTGAGTCTGCCTTTACCCTGGAAGAAATCTTGCAGGCAAATAAAAACGGTAAAATGCATGAGTTATTCTTAAAGGTTGATGAAATTTTCAAAAATTTTAAAAGTTTCTATTTAAATAGCTTGAATGAAAAGAAATTTAAAAATGGGAATTTCATACCCATAGTTAAGGATAAAAATGATTTTGATGTTGGTTTTCCGGTAAGGGTATATAATGAAAGAAATGATTTTCTTGCATTGGGTGAAGTAATAATAAAAAATGGCAGGTATTATTTAAAACCTAAAAAAATGTTTGTATAA
- a CDS encoding bifunctional oligoribonuclease/PAP phosphatase NrnA, which translates to MDEIIDVLRKSKSIVVLPHIQADGDALGSGLALALALSRINSNVMVYLEEDMPQMYSFLPGQEMVAVFPDSIEVPDTVVAIDTGDIERLGNRASLFKSVKFTINIDHHPTNTHFADFNYVCSNSSAAGEIIYQLINMMGLVLDADISTCLYVAIITDTGGFRFANTTYITHLVASDLLNNGINVTEISAKVFDSISIEKVKLIGAAISSLELLEDGRIAFITVTEKMMQETGARDEECEGIVNLGRNIHGVEIAVLFREKKEEVKVSLRSNSDIDVSIIAGSFAGGGHKKAAGCTIKGNLHDVKEKILVSIVDALKS; encoded by the coding sequence ATGGATGAAATAATTGATGTTTTAAGGAAGTCAAAAAGTATTGTCGTACTTCCTCATATTCAAGCTGATGGCGATGCGTTGGGGTCAGGGTTGGCTCTGGCCCTGGCATTAAGCCGGATAAATAGCAATGTAATGGTATATCTTGAAGAAGATATGCCACAAATGTACAGTTTTCTTCCGGGACAGGAAATGGTGGCAGTTTTCCCAGATAGTATTGAAGTGCCTGATACGGTTGTTGCTATAGATACAGGAGATATTGAAAGATTGGGAAATAGAGCTTCATTATTTAAAAGTGTAAAATTTACTATAAATATTGATCACCACCCAACAAATACCCACTTTGCCGATTTTAATTATGTTTGTTCCAATTCTTCAGCTGCAGGAGAAATAATATACCAATTGATAAATATGATGGGACTAGTCCTAGATGCGGATATTTCAACATGCCTCTATGTTGCCATAATAACCGATACCGGTGGTTTTAGATTTGCCAATACTACATATATAACTCATTTAGTAGCTTCAGATTTATTAAATAACGGTATAAATGTGACTGAAATATCTGCAAAGGTATTTGATTCAATCTCAATAGAGAAAGTAAAATTAATTGGGGCTGCAATAAGTTCATTGGAACTTTTAGAGGATGGGCGGATAGCCTTTATTACCGTAACAGAAAAAATGATGCAAGAGACCGGAGCACGGGATGAAGAATGCGAAGGTATTGTTAATCTTGGAAGAAATATACATGGGGTGGAAATTGCTGTTTTATTCAGGGAGAAGAAAGAAGAAGTAAAAGTTAGTTTAAGGTCAAATTCGGATATAGATGTTTCAATTATTGCCGGAAGTTTTGCCGGCGGCGGCCATAAAAAAGCTGCCGGTTGTACGATAAAAGGTAATTTACATGATGTAAAAGAAAAGATATTGGTAAGTATAGTAGATGCCCTGAAAAGTTAA
- the rbfA gene encoding 30S ribosome-binding factor RbfA — MTQRIYRISEEIKREISSIIQNELKDPRLPEFVSVVSVDTTRDLRYARVYISVLGNEEDKKNAIEGLKNAAGFIRREIGHRIKLRYTPELIFELDNSIEQGIYINKLINDTIKGD; from the coding sequence ATGACTCAAAGAATATACAGGATATCTGAAGAAATAAAGCGGGAGATTAGCAGTATTATACAAAATGAACTAAAAGACCCGCGGCTGCCTGAATTTGTTAGTGTGGTATCGGTTGATACTACACGGGATTTAAGATATGCCAGGGTATATATAAGTGTATTAGGAAATGAAGAAGATAAGAAAAATGCTATAGAGGGACTCAAAAATGCCGCCGGGTTTATTAGAAGAGAGATCGGACATAGAATTAAACTAAGGTATACTCCCGAATTAATATTTGAACTTGACAACTCTATTGAGCAGGGAATTTATATTAACAAACTGATTAATGATACAATAAAAGGGGATTAG
- the infB gene encoding translation initiation factor IF-2: MEKVRIYELAKELNTTSKRLIEKLAEININVKNHMSYLDEQEIEALYKHIGVVSYEQENRDEDKKKTSAFAPQTKMDQKKPEAKDSKSAPRIIRTTEIVVDEKINDRYKESGIRKDENHHGRNKGEFKGGRRYGGIKVNIAGSGLRAGFVRDTGPVIKKKDKPAKIDKAQDKAQDKIQDKIQDKDQDKIQDETEKKVQDKIQDKIEDKSINKNIKEINIINHINDEKETKESVQEPVKDDTKIKGQIKEAQKELKDGKEKHKDQQEKSGFKGEKSKVVAGEEMKTMGKDKKSREKYEANFDKSEDDKLKSSVQDQIKKDGNKNNKNKGQGTGYTSPKTYKQEGKKPQFLEIPEPDIDIEYEEIKHFDYRNKDFDKDKKREQKRELPKIQTSVSRKKKFKTHEIIVDGKRNISELITEDILIDEFYDDHKTKKAIKPIKRKTEDKNKDKKNNINVSVTAPKPVLKMVEIPEKITVKDLAEILKKSAADVIKKLISMGIMVTVNQEIDYDTAAIIADEFGIKAEKEVVVNEEDILFDDEEDNEEDLRPRPPVVVVMGHVDHGKTSLLDAIRKTNVIESEEGGITQHIGAYTVNINNRNITFLDTPGHEAFTALRARGAQVTDIAILVVAADDGIMPQTIEAINHAKAANVTIIVAINKIDKPGANPERVKQQLTEHGLVPEEWGGDVVVVPVSALKRENIDLLLEMVLLTADLLELKANPKKQAKGTIIESKLDKNRGPVVTLLVQRGTLNVGDTIISGTILSRIRAMNDDKGQSIKYAGPSTPVEVLGFPEVPESGEIFYAIKDEKLAKSLIEKRKEKYREEQMKKSASKVSLDDLFSQIQEGKVKELNMIIKADVQGSVEALKQSIEKLSNDEVKINIIHDGVGGITETDVKLADVSNAIIIGFNVRPGPNVSEIAKNSNVDIRLYRIIYDVIEDIQAAMKGMLEPKLEEVIQGHAEVRQLFKASGIGTIGGSYVLDGKITRNSGIRVLRDGIVVYEGKLASLKRFKDDVREVSQGYECGILIDKFNDIKEGDIIEAYIMEEVQE; encoded by the coding sequence ATGGAAAAGGTTAGGATTTATGAACTAGCTAAAGAATTAAACACCACAAGTAAAAGGCTTATTGAAAAACTAGCAGAAATTAACATAAATGTTAAAAACCACATGAGCTATCTTGATGAGCAAGAAATCGAGGCTTTATATAAACATATAGGTGTAGTTTCTTATGAGCAAGAGAATAGGGATGAGGACAAGAAAAAGACTTCTGCCTTTGCACCCCAAACTAAAATGGATCAAAAGAAGCCTGAAGCAAAAGACTCAAAAAGTGCACCAAGGATAATAAGGACGACCGAAATTGTTGTTGATGAAAAAATTAATGATAGGTATAAGGAAAGCGGTATCCGTAAAGATGAGAATCATCATGGGCGTAATAAAGGTGAATTCAAGGGGGGAAGAAGGTATGGTGGTATAAAGGTAAATATAGCAGGGTCAGGATTAAGGGCAGGTTTTGTAAGAGATACAGGTCCTGTAATAAAAAAGAAAGATAAGCCGGCAAAAATAGATAAGGCACAGGATAAAGCACAGGATAAAATACAGGATAAAATACAGGATAAGGACCAGGATAAGATTCAAGATGAGACAGAGAAAAAAGTACAGGACAAAATCCAGGACAAAATTGAGGATAAAAGCATTAATAAAAACATTAAGGAGATTAATATTATTAATCATATTAATGATGAAAAAGAAACCAAAGAATCAGTTCAGGAACCTGTCAAAGACGATACAAAAATAAAAGGACAAATTAAAGAGGCACAGAAAGAGTTAAAAGATGGAAAAGAAAAACACAAAGATCAACAAGAGAAAAGCGGTTTTAAGGGTGAAAAAAGTAAAGTTGTGGCCGGAGAAGAAATGAAAACTATGGGTAAAGATAAGAAAAGTAGAGAGAAATATGAAGCCAATTTTGATAAGTCCGAGGATGACAAATTAAAGTCTTCTGTACAAGATCAAATAAAGAAAGATGGAAACAAAAACAACAAAAATAAAGGACAAGGTACAGGATATACAAGCCCTAAAACTTATAAACAGGAGGGAAAGAAGCCTCAATTTCTCGAAATTCCTGAGCCTGATATTGATATAGAGTATGAAGAGATAAAGCATTTTGACTATCGAAATAAAGATTTTGATAAAGATAAAAAACGGGAACAAAAAAGAGAACTGCCTAAAATACAGACCTCAGTAAGCAGGAAAAAGAAATTTAAAACGCATGAAATTATAGTTGATGGAAAGAGAAATATTTCTGAACTGATAACAGAAGATATTCTGATTGATGAATTTTATGATGACCATAAAACTAAAAAGGCAATAAAGCCTATTAAACGCAAAACCGAGGACAAAAATAAAGATAAGAAAAATAATATTAATGTTTCCGTTACTGCACCAAAGCCTGTGTTGAAAATGGTTGAGATACCTGAAAAAATTACTGTAAAAGATCTGGCGGAGATCTTGAAGAAAAGTGCTGCAGATGTTATTAAGAAGTTAATAAGTATGGGCATTATGGTTACCGTAAACCAGGAGATAGATTATGATACTGCGGCAATAATAGCTGATGAATTTGGAATTAAAGCAGAAAAAGAAGTTGTTGTTAATGAAGAGGACATTTTGTTTGATGATGAAGAAGATAATGAGGAAGATTTGAGACCGAGGCCACCTGTGGTTGTGGTAATGGGGCATGTAGACCATGGGAAGACATCTCTTCTTGATGCAATTAGGAAAACGAACGTTATTGAAAGTGAAGAGGGAGGCATAACACAACATATAGGTGCTTATACTGTGAATATAAATAACAGGAATATCACTTTCCTTGATACTCCAGGCCACGAAGCATTTACTGCTCTGAGAGCCAGAGGAGCACAGGTAACGGATATAGCTATACTTGTAGTGGCAGCGGATGACGGTATAATGCCCCAGACAATAGAAGCCATTAATCATGCAAAAGCAGCCAATGTAACTATAATTGTAGCAATAAATAAGATTGATAAGCCTGGAGCAAACCCGGAAAGGGTAAAGCAACAGCTAACGGAACATGGCCTTGTACCTGAAGAATGGGGAGGCGATGTAGTTGTTGTACCTGTTTCCGCTTTGAAACGTGAGAATATTGATTTGCTCCTTGAAATGGTATTATTGACTGCAGACTTGCTTGAACTCAAGGCAAATCCGAAAAAGCAGGCAAAAGGTACCATAATAGAGTCTAAACTTGATAAGAACAGGGGACCTGTTGTTACATTATTGGTGCAGAGAGGAACACTGAATGTAGGTGATACAATTATATCAGGTACAATTTTGAGCAGGATAAGAGCTATGAATGATGATAAAGGGCAAAGTATTAAATATGCAGGACCTTCAACTCCTGTTGAAGTCTTGGGCTTTCCTGAAGTACCTGAAAGTGGGGAAATATTTTATGCAATAAAAGACGAAAAACTTGCGAAAAGCTTAATAGAAAAAAGAAAAGAAAAATACAGGGAAGAGCAGATGAAGAAATCGGCCTCTAAAGTTTCCCTTGATGATTTATTTAGCCAAATTCAGGAGGGCAAGGTAAAGGAACTTAACATGATAATTAAAGCTGATGTCCAGGGTTCTGTTGAGGCTTTAAAACAGTCTATTGAAAAACTTAGCAATGATGAAGTCAAGATTAATATAATACATGATGGAGTAGGCGGTATTACTGAGACTGACGTAAAACTTGCGGATGTATCCAATGCTATTATTATCGGTTTTAATGTAAGGCCTGGACCCAATGTATCAGAAATTGCTAAAAATTCAAATGTAGATATAAGATTATACAGAATTATCTATGATGTTATTGAAGATATACAAGCTGCAATGAAGGGTATGTTGGAACCTAAACTGGAAGAAGTAATTCAGGGGCATGCTGAAGTAAGGCAACTATTTAAAGCATCAGGGATAGGCACTATAGGTGGAAGTTATGTACTTGATGGAAAAATTACCAGAAATTCCGGTATACGTGTTTTAAGGGATGGTATTGTAGTTTACGAGGGAAAACTTGCGTCATTAAAGAGATTCAAGGATGATGTAAGAGAAGTTTCACAAGGATATGAATGTGGAATACTTATAGATAAGTTTAATGACATTAAAGAAGGAGATATTATTGAGGCTTATATAATGGAGGAAGTACAAGAATAG